TAAATGTCAGAAATTCCGCATTTTAAAATGTTCATCAATGGAGAATGGGAAAATTCTTCATCAAATAAAAAAATAGAAACTCTAAATCCAGAAAACAATGAAGTTTGGGCTACAGTACCAGAGGCAAATGAGCAAGATGTTGATCACGCAGTTAAATCTGCTCAAAAAGCATTTGATAATTCTTGGAGCACTTTGCATCCAAGAGAAAGAGCTAAGTATTTAAGATTGATCGCTGATCAATTAAGAAATAACGCTGAACACCTTGGAAAAATTGAGACTATAGATACAGGCAAGCTTTATAGAGAAACAAAAACTCAAGCAAATTATATAGCTGAATATTATGATTATTTCGCAGGTCTTGCAGATAAAGTTGAAGGGACAGTAGTTCCAATTGATAAACCAGATATGCAAGTAACAACAACTCGTATTCCTATAGGTGTTGTAGCTGCCATTATTCCATGGAATTCTCAAATGCTGTTAACTGCAGTAAAATTAGCACCAGCATTAGCAATGGGAAACACTGTGGTTATAAAAGCCTCTGAGCTAGCGCCTGTAACTTTATTGGAGTTTGCAAAACTTGTAGAGAAAACAGGAATACCAAAAGGAGTTATTAATGTAATTACAGGACTCGGTGAACCATGCGGTAAAGCTCTTACGACTCATGACTTGGTAGAAAGAATTGCATTTACAGGCGGACCTGAAACAGCAAAACATATTGTAAAAAACTCCTCTGAAAATTTATCTCAAGTAAGCTTAGAGTTGGGAGGAAAAAGTCCAGTAGCTGTATTTGATGATGCTGATCAAGAAAATGCTCTTAATGGAATTACCGCAGGTATATTTGGAGCTAGTGGACAAAGTTGTATTGCTGGATCAAGATTGTATCTCCATGAAAAAATTTATGATGAATTTTTAAATAAATTAATTAATAAAGCAAAAAAAATCAAATTGGGTGGACCTATGGAACCTGATACACAAATGGGTCCTCTTAACAGCTATAAACAATTAGAAACTATTGAAAAAAATATCAAAGCTACAATAGATCAAGGTGGAAAAATAAAATGTGGTGGAGAAAGATCATCAATTTCAAATAAAGGATATTATTTCCCTGCAACGATTATTGAATGTGAAAATCATAATCTCCCTACAGCTGAAAATGAGTTATTTGGACCAATTTTATCTGTTATGAAATTCAAAACTGAAGGTGAAGTAATAAAACTTATGAATGATAATAAATACGGATTGTCTTCTGGAGTTTATACTTCAAATTTAGCAAGAAGTATGAGAGTTTCAAAATCAATAAGAGCAGGTATAGTTTTTGTAAATACTTATAGACTTATCTCTCCGATGGCTCCATTTGGTGGAATAAAAGATAGTGGTTACGGAAAAGAAGCAGGAATTGAATCAATTAAAGACTACACAAGAATAAAAACGACTTGGTACAATTCATCTGATAAGCCGATGGCTGATCCATTTACAATGGGATAAAATTTTGCCACTTAAACATCTTTTAATCTTATTGTTTATAATGATTGCACATGGAAGTGCTTTTCCTGTTGCAAAACTAGCCTTAAATAATTCTGTACCACCAATATTAATGGCTTCTCTTAGAATGGGATTAGTATTAATCATTTTAATTCCATTTTGGAAATTTAAATTACCTCCAAAAAAATACTTAAACTCTTTACTTATATTTTCAATTTCAATGGGTGTTATGGTTTATGTTTTTATGAATCTTTCGTTATATAATTCCTCAATTATTTCACCTATAATTTTAGGATCTCAATTAGCAATACCATTTGGAATAATTACAAGTGCAATCATATTAAATGAAAACATTAGTATGAAAAAATGGCTTTTAATTTTTTCTTCATTTATAGGAATATTGATTATTTTTTTTGATCCTGCATTAGTAGATAACTTTTTAGGATTATTTTTTGCAAGTTTAATGGCTCTTTTTTTTGGATTAGCTCAAGTTTATTCGCGACAATTAAAAGAGTTAGATACTAGTATGATTAATGCTTTTACAGGTTTGTTTGGATTTTTTTTATTAATGCTAGTTTCTTTCTTAATTGAAGGAGACACCTTGAATAATTTAAAATCAATTAATTTAGACTCATGGTTATTGATATCTTATCAGGCAATTATTGTTTCATTATGTGCACATTTACTAATGTTTTATCTGTATAAGTTTTACACTGTTGGAAAAATATTTCCGTTCTATTCATTGTTCCCCATATTTGGGATTTTACTCAGTTATCTTATTTTTGGAGAAATACCTTCTTTTTTATTTGCTATAGGAGGTATTATAGTGATTGCTTCAGTGATTTTACTTCAAAAAGTAAGATAATTTGCTTATTGAATATTTCTAGAAATTAGCTTTAATTTCCTGTTTTTATAAATTGTTAACAATAAAAGAGGACGATAATGAAAAAACTATTAATCGCTGCCTTTATATTTGTATCTACTTTCTCAACAAATGTATTTGCAGAAATCAAAATGGGAATTATTCTTGGATTTACAGGTCCAATTGAATCTCTAACTCCAGCAATGGCAAACTCAGCTGAACTAGCATTTAAAGAAGCTTCAGACTCAGGATCATTGTTAGGTGGTGAAACTATTTCAGTAGTAAGAGCAGACTCAACTTGTGTTGACTCAGCAGCGGCAACAGCAGCAGCTGAAGGTGTTATTTCACAGGGTGTAGCAGCAATTATGGGAGCTGACTGTTCAGGTGTAACAGGTGCTATTGCATCAAACGTTGCAGTACCAAATGGTGTTGTAATGATTTCACCTTCAGCAACTTCTCCAGGATTAACAACTCTTGATGATAAAGGATATTTCTTTAGAACAGCTCCTTCAGATGCAAGAGGTGGTCAAATTCTAGCTGATGTCACTAAAGACAGAAAAATTAAAAGTGTAGCTATTACATATACAAACAATGACTATGGTAAAGGATTAGCAGATGTTTACAAAGCAGCTGTTGAGGCTCATGGCATTAAAGTAACAACTACTACTGCTCACGAAGATGGTAAAGCAGATTACTCATCAGAAGTAGCAACATTAGCTTCTGCTGGTGGAGATGCTGTAGCAGTAATTGGTTACCTAGATCAAGGTGGTAAAGGAATTATCCAAGCATCATTAGACTCAGGTGCATTTGATACATTTATTTTATCAGATGGTATGATTGGGCAATCACTTGTTGATGCTTTTGGAAAAGGATTAAATAAGTCTTTTGGTTCATTACCAGGATCAACTGGAAAAGGTGCAGGAGTATTTGCTAAAGTTGCAAGTGCAGCAGGCATTGACTCTTCAGGACCTTATACTGGTGAATCTTATGATGCAGCAGCTTTAATTGTTTTAGCAATGCAAGCAGGTGGGTCAGCTGATAGAGCTTCTATTGCAAAAAATGTAATGGATGTTGCTAACGGTCCAGGAACTAAAATTTATCCAGGCCAACTTAAAAAAGGTTTAGACCTTTTAGCTAAAGGAAAGAAAATTGATTACGAAGGTGCAACTGGTGTTTCATTTACTGATGTAGGTGAAGCAGAAGGTTCTTTCTTAGAGCAAGAAGTAAAAGGTGGAAAATTTAAAACTAAGAAACAAAGATAGTTTTAAAATTTAAATTATAAAAACCCCCTAATTTAATTAGGGGGTTTTTTTTTAAAAGATATATTTATCAGCTATATACAAAAACCAAGCTGCTGCTGCTCCCATTAGAATATATTTCATACAATTATTTTATTTCAATTTTTTCAGGAAGTATACCTCTTGGTCTATACCTCATAATCAATAACAAACCTATTCCCATTAATAAAAACCTAAAGTAAGGAACACTTTCAATTAAATGAGCTTTAATAACATTTGTTTCTGACAAACCAGTTGTAAAGAAATTAATTAAATATAAAGACATAGGTGCTGCCTCAATCCATAAAAACCAGACAACAAAACCACCTAAAATCGCTCCAAAATTATTTCCGCTTCCGCCAACAATAACCATGACCCATATTAAAAATGTATATCTCATAGGTCTATAACTTCCTGGAGTAAATAAACCATCTTGTGTTACTAACATTGCACCTGCGATACCAACAATTGCCGAGCCTAAAATAAAAATTAGTAAATGTTCTTTCACAACATTTTTTCCCATCGCATTTGCTGCTTCCTCATTATCCCTGATAGCTCTCATCATTCTTCCCCAAGGTGAGTAGAGAGCTTTTTGAGTTAGTATTAATAAAATTATTACAACTGTTAAAAATAATCCTGAGTAACATAGTTTTACAAACACTGATGAGCCTTCAATAACCATTTGATTTAAAGCAGCCTGTCTTTCAGCTATATCTGAAATTAAATTTAATTTTCCAGAATTAAATTTTTCAACTAAATTAATAAACCAATCAGTAGACTGTAAATTTACCTCATATGGAACTGGTCTCTTAAGACCTATTACATTTTTTACACCTCGCGTTAACCAATCCTCATGTTTTATTATCGCAATAACAATTTCAGAGATAAGTAAAGTTGCTATAGCTAAATAATCTGCTCTTAAACCTAAAGCAATTTTTCCAACTATGAAAGCTAATCCGCCAGCAAATAAAGCTCCAATTACCCATGAAAACATTATTGGTAATCCAAAACCACCAAGAAATCCTGTTATGGCTGGGTCAACAGATTCAATTTTTTCAATTCCTGGCTCCGCAGTAATTCTAATTATGATTACACCTGTTATGATTAATGCGGCAATTCCATAATTTCTTAATTTTGAAGATTCGTAATTTTTTAAAGCAAACCTAATCACCATTATAATTACAATGATTAACCATAAGCACATTAAGATATCAAAACCACCTGCTCTCCATGCTTCTTGCACAGGATCAACAGAAACAATTACTGCAGCCAAACCACCTAAAGCTGCATAACCCATAATTCCAAAGTTAATTAGACCTGCATATCCCCACTGTATGTTTGCACCCATACTCATAACTGCAGAAATTAAACATAAATTAAAAATAGATAGAGCTATGTTCCAAGATTGAAATATTCCAACTAAGATAATTAATCCCATCATTATTGAATAAGCTGCAATAATATTTAGGTGTTTTTTAATCACAATAACCTTCCTTTAAATATTCCTTGAGGTCTATATAGAAGTACGATGACCAAAATTGAAAAAGATACTGCAAATTTATAATCTGTAGATAATAGTTGAACCAAACCCTCTGGTTCTAAACTTTCAGGCAATATATAAACAAGAAACTTTTTATAAGCATAAGTTAAAAATATTTCTGAGAAAGCAATTACATAACCTCCTAGGAATGCACCAAATGGATTTCCTATACCCCCTACTATAGCTGCAGCAAAAATAGGAAGCATATTATTAAAGTAAGTAAATGGTTTAAAACTTTTATCTAGACCATACAACACTCCACCAATTGTCGCTAATATTCCAGCAATTATCCATGTGACCATTACTATTTTTTTAGGATCAATTCCTGACAATAAAGCAAGATCTTCATTGTCTGAATATGCTCTCATACTTTTTCCAGTTTTTGTTTTATTTAAAAACCAAAATAATGCAGAAACTAAAATAACTGTAACAAAAATAGTAATTACTTGGGTTGATTTGATAGCAAGTCCCTCGTTTAATCCTGTCATTTCTTTAAATTCTCCAGCTTTAATCAAAAATTTTTGTCCATCAAAAAATCTTCTATCATCTGGCCCTATGACTATTCTTACAAGTGCTTGAGTTAAAAACATTACTCCAATACTAACCATTGCAAATTGAACTGGTGGGCTTTTGTTAGTTCTGTAATATTTGAAAACAAACTTATCTATCAACAACATATAAATAATCATACAAAGAATAGCAAAAGGAATTGCCAATAATGCTGTTGGTAAAAATCCTAAAGAAACACCAAGAGATTGAAAATACCAAGTAAACAAAACTGCGAACATTGTACCAAAAGACATCATGTCTCCAGTAGCAAAATTAGCAAATCTCAATACTCCATAAATCAACGTAACAAATATTGCACCTAAAGCTAATTGTGACCCATACGTCAAAGTTGGCACAAAAATATAATTTAGAAGTAAAACAATTGCGTTTATAAAATCCATATTAACCGCCTAAAAAAGATCTCCTAACTTCAGGATCATTTAATAACTCTTTGCCTGTTCCGTTATGTTTATTTTCACCTGTCACTAAAACGTAACCCCTATCTGAAATATTAAGAGCTTGTTTTGCATTTTGTTCTACCATTAATATTGCAACATTAGTTCTTTTTACTTTTACAATATGATCAAATAATTCATCCATCACAATTGGTGAAACTCCAGCTGTTGGTTCATCTAACATTAAGACACTTGGCCTAATCATTAATGCTCTTCCAAGAGCAACTTGTTGTCTTTGACCACCAGATAATTCACCAACTAATTGATTTCTTTTTTCTTTTAAAATTGGAAATAAATCATAGATCTCATCAATAATTTGTTGATAGTTTTGATCCATTAAAAATGCACCCATTTCTAAATTTTCCTCTACTGTCATTCCTGCAAAGACATTCTTAGTTTGAGGCACAAACGAAATTCCTTGTTTAACTCTATCTTGAGGAGATAATTTAGTAATATCTTTACCATCAATTTTAATAGAACCAGACTTTAGATTTAATAAACCTAGCATTGCTTTCATTGCAGTAGATTTTCCTGCACCATTTGGTCCAAGTATAGAAACAATCTCTCCACGATTCACATTTACTGAACAAGAATTAATAATATCTGGCCCATTGCCATAGCCACCTGTCATATTATTTCCTTCAAAGTATGCCATTAATATAATCCTAACATTTCAGGTATATATCTTCCTGGTAACATAGTGAAAATACCAGCTACAGTTAAACCAATAAAATTTCCTAACATAAAAATTTTATGGAGAAGCACTTGTTTTTTTCTAATAAAATAAATTGATAAAGTTAAAGAAATTATTACCCAAATACTTAGTAGGTGTACCCAGCTGTATAAACCATCATTTAATTCTTTAATCCAAAAAGATGAAAATGATACATACATCATCAAAGATACCCAAATCCAACCAATTATTTTGTGAGTTGATCCACCTTTTTTTGACAGAAGATTTTTAATACCAAATCCTACTGCTAAAATTGCTAACATTAAATGTGATGTTATTGTCATTTTAATTATCTTTTAATTTTGATCCTCTACCTAAATAACTCTCAATTACTTTTTCATCTTTTTTTGCATCTTCTACTGAACCTTCAAATAAGACTGAGCCTTCTGCCATCACAATTACTGGATCACATAATCTACTTATAAAATCCATATCATGTTCAATCATACAAAAAGTATATCCTTTTTCTTTATTAAGTTTTTCAATAGCTGAGCCTAGATCTTTTAAAAGCGTTCGATTAACACCAGCGCCCACTTCATCTAATAAAACTAATTTTGCATCTACCATCATTGTTCTTCCAAGTTCCAACAATTTCTTTTGTCCTCCAGATAAATTTCCTGCTAACTCATTAGAAAGATGACCTAGATTTAAAAATTCTACAACTTCTTTAGCTTTATTTTTAATTTGCTCTTCTTCATTTTTAACTAATTGAGGTCTTAACATCACGTTAACTAATTTTTCACCTGATTGATTACCAGGCACCATCATCAAATTTTCTAAGACAGAAAGGTTTGTAAACTCATGAGCAATTTGAAATGTTCTTAACAATCCTTTTGAAAAAAGTTCATAAGAAGGAACATCTGTAATATTTTCATCATTAAACATTACAGTTCCTCCAGATGTCTTTAAATTACCAGCTATTAAATTAAATAAAGTAGTTTTTCCAGAACCATTGGGCCCGATAATGCCAGTGATTGAACCTTTTTTTATTTTTAAACTACAATCTGAAACTGCTGTTAGACCACCAAAAGTTTTGGTTAAACCATTTATTTCTAAAATGTTTTCCATAAATTATTTGCTTAATCTTTTATGAATACTATTTAAGGTACTTTCTAAAGATTTATACATACCTTTTTTTGTAAGCTCTTTCAAACCTTGTTCATTAAGTCCTTTAGGAGTTTGAGATTCCTTTACAAGATTTCTTAAATCAACTTTAGAATTAACAACTGCATCTTCAGATAAAGCTAGAAACAATGAAGTGATATATTTTTGAGCATCTAATTTTTTAATGCCTCTTTTTGTTAGCCATTCACTCATAGATCTTTGCATATCGTAATATGATGCCATCATTCCTGATATAGCCCAAAAATTTATTGATAATTTTTCATTTTTTATTTCGATAGTTGTTCCAATTTTATCAAAGAAAGATTTAACACTTTTGTTTGGAGGACAGATTGGAACTGGACCTTTTTTTAAAGATATAAATGGTAGTGGTATTGCTCTTACAATTGCACATTTTACTTTTATCATTTTTTTTAATTGTGAAAGTGTAATTGTAGAAATGAAACTGATAATTTTTTGAGAAGATTTAAATTTTAAATCTTTAATTATTTGCTCTCCAACTGTTGGGGTAACAGATAAAAAAACCCAATTCACTTTATCAACGATTTCCTGGTTATCTTTAGCAATTATTACTTTTTTAAATTTTCTTCTTAATTTTTGAGCTAAAATTTTATTTCTTGGAGAAATATAAATTTTTTTACACTTTATTTTAGATGTGCAGATACCTTGAATTACTGAATAAGCTATTTTACCTGTCCCAATAAATCCTAAATTCATAAAGAACTTAATATAGTGAATTAATTTAATTAATTAATAAAAAAAGAGCCTCTAATTCTTAATAGTTCTCTACTTAATGCTTTGTTTTCTTTGAAAGGTTTTCTGCCATGAAGCCAAAAGTAATTATTAGCAACAATAATAGACCCCACAGGTAATTTTGTAATAATTTTATATCTGCTTCCCTCCAAGCAGTCAGATAATTTTTGTAAGAAAATTCCTTGTTCCATATTTTTTGGTTCAGGAAATTGGTCTATATAAGAAATTTGAGGCCTACCTTCACTATCTTCTGAAAAAACTGGATGTTCAACTTTATAATCAACATTTTTACTTTTTGGAGAACCCCAAACAAAATCTTGTTTACCTACCGGGTCTTTTGAGAGTTCGTCACAAAATTCCCAATCATCTAAATGCAGCATAGCTGTTTCACCACCTTCAACATTTTCTTCCTCAATTTTTGTCATCAATAGCCAGTCAGTAACTTCTTTTACATAAGTTCCATCAGTATGAAGATCCATATTTCTATATGCTTTTCTTAAATAAGAGTCACTGTTGTCTTCATGCTTGACATGAAACCTTGCGTAATATTTACCGGCCATTGAGTCAAAATTTGGGTTTCCTATTAAATAAGCAATTGCAGTAGATAATTTAACAAAAAATTTATCATCTAGTTTAGAGCTCATATTTTTTGGTGAAATAATAAAACATCCAGTGTTTCTATCCTTTAGAATAAAGTTCATTAATTCGCTAAGTTTAGATTGTGTTAAATCATCTAAACTTTTTGCAATTGTAAATCTTGAAAAAGGTTTCAGTTCTAAGGCTGTTAAATCAAATTTATTAAAAGAAAATTGTAGTTTATCTAAAATTTCATCTTCGATTTTAATATTATAAATTCTATTTGATTTATCATGCTGAGATATATCTAGATCTTTAACTTTTTGCATAAAATTTATTATATTAAATTAATTAAAACGGACAACATTACAGCTGAAAAAATTGTAGGAATAACTAAGTTTTTTTTAGTTAAGATAAAAATCAAAATACAGCTAATAAGCACTACTAATCTAATCAAAAGATCAGAGCCTGATAAAACTCCGGCTGGAAAAATTATCATTCTTCCAAGTAATGCTGCTAGTGTGGAATATGCAACACAATTAAACCACTGAAAAACTTTTGATTGAACACTTACTTTTTCTGAAGTTATAGCTCCTAAAAATCTTGAGATAAAAGTTGCTAATGAAGTTACAATTATTGCAAATAAAATTAGATCATGATTTTCCATTTTTTTCTCCAAATAAAAATGCAATCGAACCAGCAATTATTCCTGTATATAAAATAGCCCACTCTGTTGAGTATAAATAAACTATAGGTCCTAAAATTGTTCCTCCAATTACCGCTATAGATATACTTATATTTTTCATTGCCCCTATCATCATGCAAAAAAAATAAACTGGATTGACTATTGCTAGCCCAATCATGATATCTTTATTCAAGTAATCAGCTAAGAGATAACCAATGACAGTAGATATAATTGCTGTTGACCAGGTGCCAACGCCTACACCAATCCAAAAATCAATTCGATATTTTTGCTCAACTTTTTCATAACTTTCCTTTGCTACTAACCAAGATGATACTGCTAAAAAGTGACAGGATAAAAGATATTTCCATCTTGGTTGTGATTTATGTGCCAATAATGGAAATAAAGAAACTGTCATTGGATATAATCTGAAGTTTACAAGCCATACAGCAATAAAAATATTTATAAGAGAAGTTCCAATTAGTAATGACTCTGCCATTACTAATTGTCCAGGTAATGCGTATGTAAAAATGCTTGAAGCAGCGCTTTGTTGTAGATTAAATCCTGCATCTTTTAGCAATGCTCCTAAAGCAACAAAGCAAGCTGCCAAAGAAATTGTTGGGCTTCTTACACCAAGATTTGATTTAAGACCTTTAAAAAAGATTTCGTGGTTAATCATTAACCACCTAGGAATAATCTACCTACATCTGGATTACTTAATAGCTCATCTCCTTTACCTGCAATAGCAGTTTGACCTGAAACTAAAACATATCCAATATCAGCAAACTCTAAACCTTTTTTAGCATTTTGTTCTACTAAGATAATTGTTTTCTTTTCATTTTGTTGAAGATCTCTTAAAATTTCAAATACCATATCAATATACCTTGGCTCTAAACCGATAGATGGTTCATCAACCAATAAAACACTTGGCTTCATAACTAAAGCTCTTGATATCTCTAGTAATCTTCTTTCACCGCCTGATAAAACTTTTGCAGGTTGATTTCTTCTATTTCTAAGTCTTTCGTATTTTTCAAATATTTTTTCAGCCTCTTCATAAGATTCCTCAGTTTTATCTTTTATATATCCTCCCATTAATAGATTTTCTTCAACAGTCATGTCTGGAAATACTGAATTATCTTGTAGTATGTATGCTATACCTACAGACTTTAGTTTTTCTGCAGGTGTTAAATTGGTAATTTCTTTTCCTTCAATTTCAATTTTTCCAGAAAAAATATTTGTAAATCCATAAATTGAGTGAAGTATTGTAGATTTTCCTGCTCCATTAGGACCAATTAAACATAATGATTGGGCCTTACTTACAAAAAGATCTAGATTATGAAGAATTTCCATCTTTCCATAACCTGCATTAAGCCCACTTATCGTTAAATGAACATCACTTACAGAAAGTTTTTTTAAATCTTCAGGACCCGGAGCTTTCCCTAAAACTTCATACTGATTTCCCATTATTGCGCCCCCAAATAAGCATCTATTACTCGCTTATCATTTTTAATTTCATCTGGTGTACCTTTAGCCAACATTTGTCCATGAGCTAAACAATGAATAGTTTGTGCTAATTGCATAATTACTCTCATATTATGTTCAATAACCAAAAGTGTAATTCCAAAGTCTTTATTAACTTTTATTAATCTATCGATGATACCATTTATTAATGTTGGATTAATTCCAGCTGTAGGTTCATCTAACAATAGCATTTCAGGTTCATTCATTAGCGCCATTGCTAATTCTAAAAGTTTTTGTTGTCCAAAAGATAAGTCACCAGCTCTTAATTTTCTTTTTTGATAAAGACCAACAAAGTTCAGAAGGTTTTCAGCCTTTTCAGTAAGTTCAGCCGGTACTTTTGAGAAAATTGACATTAAACTTTCATCGCTAGCTTTATGGCTGATCAACATATTATCTACACAATTTAATTTGCTGTAAATTCTTGTTTGTTGGAAAGTTCTAAGTAATCCCATTTTAGCAATTACTGGTACAGGTAATTCAGATACCTCTTTGCCATTAAACTTTATTGAACCTTGATCAATTGGATATGTTCCTACTATTGAATTGAATAGAGTAGTTTTTCCAGAGCCATTAGGACCAATTAAACCAACTATTGTTCCTTTCTCAACAGACATTGAAACATCTACGTTAGCTTTAACACCACCAAAAGATTTACTTACATTGCTAACTTCTAAAATACTCATTTTAATTCTACCTGTGCTTTTCGATCAGCTTCATCAACTACTTCACCAAATCTTTCTGGGTATTTTTCTCTTAACCATCCCATAATACCTTCTGGGAAATAAATTACGATTACTACAATTAAAACCCCTAGTGCTACATACTGCCAGCCTAAGAAAAAAGTCCAAAAACCTTCTTTAAAAATATGAAATACAGTTGCTCCAATAATTGGACCCCACAAAGTTCCCTTCCCTCCTAATATTGCCATAAGAACCATAAAGACACCCATTTCTCTTCCATCAAAAGCAACATCAGTTGAGTCTATATAACCAACTAAGCCACCCATTATTCCACCAGCAAGACCACAGAAAAATGCGGATATCATC
The DNA window shown above is from alpha proteobacterium HIMB5 and carries:
- a CDS encoding amino acid/amide ABC transporter substrate-binding protein, HAAT family (PFAM: Receptor family ligand binding region); translation: MKKLLIAAFIFVSTFSTNVFAEIKMGIILGFTGPIESLTPAMANSAELAFKEASDSGSLLGGETISVVRADSTCVDSAAATAAAEGVISQGVAAIMGADCSGVTGAIASNVAVPNGVVMISPSATSPGLTTLDDKGYFFRTAPSDARGGQILADVTKDRKIKSVAITYTNNDYGKGLADVYKAAVEAHGIKVTTTTAHEDGKADYSSEVATLASAGGDAVAVIGYLDQGGKGIIQASLDSGAFDTFILSDGMIGQSLVDAFGKGLNKSFGSLPGSTGKGAGVFAKVASAAGIDSSGPYTGESYDAAALIVLAMQAGGSADRASIAKNVMDVANGPGTKIYPGQLKKGLDLLAKGKKIDYEGATGVSFTDVGEAEGSFLEQEVKGGKFKTKKQR
- a CDS encoding amino acid/amide ABC transporter, ATP-binding protein, 2, HAAT family (PFAM: ABC transporter), giving the protein MAYFEGNNMTGGYGNGPDIINSCSVNVNRGEIVSILGPNGAGKSTAMKAMLGLLNLKSGSIKIDGKDITKLSPQDRVKQGISFVPQTKNVFAGMTVEENLEMGAFLMDQNYQQIIDEIYDLFPILKEKRNQLVGELSGGQRQQVALGRALMIRPSVLMLDEPTAGVSPIVMDELFDHIVKVKRTNVAILMVEQNAKQALNISDRGYVLVTGENKHNGTGKELLNDPEVRRSFLGG
- a CDS encoding amino acid/amide ABC transporter membrane protein, 2, HAAT family (PFAM: Branched-chain amino acid transport system / permease component), coding for MIKKHLNIIAAYSIMMGLIILVGIFQSWNIALSIFNLCLISAVMSMGANIQWGYAGLINFGIMGYAALGGLAAVIVSVDPVQEAWRAGGFDILMCLWLIIVIIMVIRFALKNYESSKLRNYGIAALIITGVIIIRITAEPGIEKIESVDPAITGFLGGFGLPIMFSWVIGALFAGGLAFIVGKIALGLRADYLAIATLLISEIVIAIIKHEDWLTRGVKNVIGLKRPVPYEVNLQSTDWFINLVEKFNSGKLNLISDIAERQAALNQMVIEGSSVFVKLCYSGLFLTVVIILLILTQKALYSPWGRMMRAIRDNEEAANAMGKNVVKEHLLIFILGSAIVGIAGAMLVTQDGLFTPGSYRPMRYTFLIWVMVIVGGSGNNFGAILGGFVVWFLWIEAAPMSLYLINFFTTGLSETNVIKAHLIESVPYFRFLLMGIGLLLIMRYRPRGILPEKIEIK
- a CDS encoding amino acid/amide ABC transporter membrane protein, 1, HAAT family (PFAM: Branched-chain amino acid transport system / permease component); translation: MDFINAIVLLLNYIFVPTLTYGSQLALGAIFVTLIYGVLRFANFATGDMMSFGTMFAVLFTWYFQSLGVSLGFLPTALLAIPFAILCMIIYMLLIDKFVFKYYRTNKSPPVQFAMVSIGVMFLTQALVRIVIGPDDRRFFDGQKFLIKAGEFKEMTGLNEGLAIKSTQVITIFVTVILVSALFWFLNKTKTGKSMRAYSDNEDLALLSGIDPKKIVMVTWIIAGILATIGGVLYGLDKSFKPFTYFNNMLPIFAAAIVGGIGNPFGAFLGGYVIAFSEIFLTYAYKKFLVYILPESLEPEGLVQLLSTDYKFAVSFSILVIVLLYRPQGIFKGRLL
- a CDS encoding hypothetical protein (PFAM: conserved hypothetical protein), whose translation is MTITSHLMLAILAVGFGIKNLLSKKGGSTHKIIGWIWVSLMMYVSFSSFWIKELNDGLYSWVHLLSIWVIISLTLSIYFIRKKQVLLHKIFMLGNFIGLTVAGIFTMLPGRYIPEMLGLY
- a CDS encoding aldehyde dehydrogenase family protein (PFAM: Aldehyde dehydrogenase family), coding for MSEIPHFKMFINGEWENSSSNKKIETLNPENNEVWATVPEANEQDVDHAVKSAQKAFDNSWSTLHPRERAKYLRLIADQLRNNAEHLGKIETIDTGKLYRETKTQANYIAEYYDYFAGLADKVEGTVVPIDKPDMQVTTTRIPIGVVAAIIPWNSQMLLTAVKLAPALAMGNTVVIKASELAPVTLLEFAKLVEKTGIPKGVINVITGLGEPCGKALTTHDLVERIAFTGGPETAKHIVKNSSENLSQVSLELGGKSPVAVFDDADQENALNGITAGIFGASGQSCIAGSRLYLHEKIYDEFLNKLINKAKKIKLGGPMEPDTQMGPLNSYKQLETIEKNIKATIDQGGKIKCGGERSSISNKGYYFPATIIECENHNLPTAENELFGPILSVMKFKTEGEVIKLMNDNKYGLSSGVYTSNLARSMRVSKSIRAGIVFVNTYRLISPMAPFGGIKDSGYGKEAGIESIKDYTRIKTTWYNSSDKPMADPFTMG
- a CDS encoding EamA-like family transporter (PFAM: EamA-like transporter family); amino-acid sequence: MIAHGSAFPVAKLALNNSVPPILMASLRMGLVLIILIPFWKFKLPPKKYLNSLLIFSISMGVMVYVFMNLSLYNSSIISPIILGSQLAIPFGIITSAIILNENISMKKWLLIFSSFIGILIIFFDPALVDNFLGLFFASLMALFFGLAQVYSRQLKELDTSMINAFTGLFGFFLLMLVSFLIEGDTLNNLKSINLDSWLLISYQAIIVSLCAHLLMFYLYKFYTVGKIFPFYSLFPIFGILLSYLIFGEIPSFLFAIGGIIVIASVILLQKVR